In a single window of the Ferrimicrobium sp. genome:
- a CDS encoding IS4 family transposase, whose product MIYYILALSLYPQDSYEEVMRHLSEGLRWADQFRSTWSVPSKVAIFKARLRLGAEPMKRLYEAVAKPLAVPGDAGAFYRGLRLVAIDGTSLSVADSAENLAHFAKPTTPLGEAAYAKARIVGLLECGTHTIFAANVGPYSTAEQVLAQGVIDQLKPGMLCLGDRGFFSYDLSQQVASTGAQLLWRAKVNYRIETVAELEDGSYLGNVYHHKDRGKRHSMMVRVIPVSHHRR is encoded by the coding sequence ATGATCTATTACATCCTGGCTCTCTCGCTCTATCCCCAGGACTCCTATGAGGAGGTCATGCGTCACTTAAGCGAGGGACTTCGTTGGGCAGATCAGTTCAGGTCCACTTGGAGTGTTCCCTCGAAGGTGGCGATCTTTAAGGCTCGCCTACGCTTGGGAGCCGAACCCATGAAGCGGCTCTACGAGGCAGTTGCAAAGCCTCTGGCAGTACCTGGTGATGCGGGTGCCTTCTATCGGGGGTTACGTCTTGTTGCGATCGACGGAACGAGCCTGAGCGTCGCTGATTCTGCCGAGAACCTTGCTCACTTTGCAAAGCCAACCACCCCTCTCGGGGAAGCCGCCTATGCCAAAGCAAGAATCGTCGGTCTCCTAGAGTGTGGCACCCATACGATCTTTGCGGCCAACGTCGGTCCCTATAGCACTGCTGAGCAGGTATTGGCCCAAGGTGTGATCGATCAACTCAAACCAGGGATGCTCTGTCTTGGTGATCGTGGGTTCTTCTCCTATGATCTCTCACAGCAAGTAGCTAGCACGGGTGCCCAACTCTTATGGCGAGCAAAGGTTAACTATCGTATTGAAACAGTCGCCGAACTCGAGGATGGTTCCTACCTTGGCAATGTCTATCACCACAAGGACAGGGGAAAGAGACATTCAATGATGGTACGAGTCATTCCAGTATCACATCACCGAAGGTGA
- a CDS encoding heme A synthase, translating into MDTAASDRSFLVCPTIVRRVSLIALIATYLLVVLGSTVRVTHSGMGCRSWPLCNGHLAPIDNFHSAMEQFHRYIAAIVSVLVFYTGYLAWRHARHLRSVFVPALISCGIILVQVVLGAITVLTHNAPITVGMHLVTGLIELGIVTVVATAAFIAPTRATGGPTHTTDSYMLRLAITGVLATLAIIITGAFVVDSGAAKACPGWPVCSFNAAPARLIVAQFLHRGMVAIGGLAIAVVLLRAWRNWRSLGAGPLIVFDATMFLVQVVAGAFSAVLKAPPGVQDLHLAIGAIFWMGMVALATFGWVHKPDHNGINGSPDIHVDVPAPRSSP; encoded by the coding sequence ATGGACACTGCAGCGTCTGATCGATCATTCTTGGTCTGCCCTACTATTGTGCGCAGGGTTTCGTTGATTGCTTTGATTGCAACCTACTTGCTGGTTGTCCTAGGAAGTACCGTTCGTGTGACACACTCGGGGATGGGCTGCCGGAGCTGGCCACTATGTAATGGACATCTAGCACCAATAGATAACTTTCACTCCGCGATGGAGCAGTTCCACCGCTACATCGCGGCAATAGTGAGCGTTCTGGTGTTTTACACTGGTTATCTCGCCTGGCGTCATGCGCGACATTTGCGGAGCGTCTTCGTGCCGGCTCTCATTTCCTGCGGGATCATTCTCGTGCAGGTCGTGCTTGGAGCCATTACCGTCCTGACTCACAACGCCCCGATAACGGTCGGCATGCATCTCGTCACCGGCCTCATCGAACTTGGCATCGTTACCGTGGTCGCTACCGCTGCCTTCATCGCGCCTACACGTGCAACCGGTGGACCAACTCATACGACTGACAGCTATATGCTCCGTTTGGCGATCACGGGTGTTCTCGCTACCTTGGCCATAATCATAACTGGAGCTTTCGTGGTCGACTCAGGGGCGGCAAAAGCCTGTCCCGGTTGGCCGGTGTGTTCCTTCAATGCCGCACCTGCCCGCTTGATTGTTGCCCAGTTTCTACATCGAGGGATGGTAGCTATCGGTGGCTTGGCCATCGCCGTCGTTCTGCTTCGAGCCTGGAGGAACTGGCGTTCACTTGGTGCCGGTCCGTTGATCGTATTCGACGCAACCATGTTTTTGGTCCAGGTAGTTGCCGGTGCGTTTTCGGCGGTTCTCAAGGCACCTCCAGGTGTACAAGATCTTCATTTAGCCATTGGTGCGATTTTCTGGATGGGCATGGTAGCACTTGCTACCTTCGGATGGGTGCATAAACCGGACCATAATGGAATAAATGGCTCTCCTGACATCCATGTGGATGTCCCAGCCCCTAGGTCCAGCCCCTAG
- the cutA gene encoding divalent cation tolerance protein CutA, whose amino-acid sequence MDEPLFFRVVRGDRAVSTYHGYVSEEISLPVFEVQTTTDEATVSLALRDQLVASNLTPCVKIQAGCQSKYYWNGSWQNADEYVITALTLETHLGHLVSIIKSAHNYVNPEVIARPIVVLSKEYADWVQDVLLELQAGRS is encoded by the coding sequence ATGGATGAACCCCTGTTCTTTCGTGTGGTGCGAGGTGACCGGGCGGTCAGCACGTACCATGGATACGTGTCAGAAGAGATCTCCCTGCCAGTCTTCGAAGTTCAGACGACGACGGACGAGGCCACGGTGAGCCTTGCTCTCCGTGATCAGCTTGTCGCCTCGAATTTGACTCCATGTGTCAAGATTCAGGCCGGGTGCCAATCCAAGTACTACTGGAACGGGAGCTGGCAGAACGCCGATGAGTACGTGATCACCGCTCTTACACTTGAGACTCATCTAGGACATCTTGTATCGATTATTAAGTCAGCACATAACTATGTCAACCCCGAGGTCATTGCCCGCCCTATTGTGGTGTTATCGAAGGAGTATGCAGACTGGGTCCAGGATGTTCTTCTTGAGCTGCAGGCGGGTCGGTCGTGA
- the tadA gene encoding tRNA adenosine(34) deaminase TadA, with protein MSLRDEERMRRCLALARSADQRDEVPVGAIVVIGGEVVAEAHNETVAQQSSLAHAELLALQRAQLEVGDRYLSDAEVYVTLEPCAMCAGALVLARVRRLIFAARDPKAGACGSLYNLCVDPRLNHEIEVVSDILAEDAGAVLQSFFQRRRSS; from the coding sequence GTGAGCCTCCGCGACGAAGAGAGGATGCGTCGGTGTTTAGCGCTCGCCAGGAGCGCTGATCAACGTGATGAGGTCCCGGTAGGTGCGATCGTTGTCATTGGAGGCGAGGTCGTCGCAGAGGCCCATAACGAGACGGTCGCTCAACAGAGTTCCTTGGCGCACGCCGAGCTTCTTGCCCTCCAAAGAGCCCAGCTAGAGGTGGGAGATCGTTATCTGTCAGACGCTGAGGTGTACGTAACGTTAGAGCCGTGCGCCATGTGTGCGGGGGCTCTTGTGCTCGCGCGAGTTCGCCGCCTCATTTTCGCCGCCCGCGATCCCAAGGCGGGTGCGTGTGGGTCACTCTACAACCTCTGTGTAGATCCGCGTCTCAACCATGAGATCGAGGTAGTGTCAGACATTCTCGCTGAAGATGCTGGCGCCGTGCTGCAAAGCTTCTTTCAACGGCGTAGATCGAGCTGA
- a CDS encoding MBL fold metallo-hydrolase yields the protein MAELIADNIVEIDTQLGGWEHITAGYLVTGESPVLIETGSQSSAPLLIAELNNLGISPSDLAAVVLTHIHLDHAGGVGDIARAFPNAKVYVHPNGARHLADPTRLIDSASRVYGPLLDSLYGRLDPTPADRIIAVEEGDTIQITKGLHLEALLTPGHAKHHLSLWHEPTGTMFCGDAVGVKLPEVGILWPATPPPDFDLELATRSLDAMKSRTPSHLAFAHYGRFANAVDILDEGKDLLRDWCRVAEQAMHDGREIETALEEAFVPDLKDLDPLARDRLLTLSGVHANAMGINRWLTKRSGQGQHTPHEHPTRQEGGGGSGI from the coding sequence ATGGCTGAACTTATCGCGGACAATATCGTTGAGATCGATACCCAACTCGGCGGCTGGGAACACATCACTGCTGGCTATCTCGTTACCGGTGAAAGTCCTGTCTTGATCGAGACGGGCTCACAGAGCAGTGCTCCCCTACTCATCGCGGAACTCAACAACCTTGGCATTAGCCCCTCGGACCTTGCTGCTGTCGTGCTCACCCACATCCATCTCGACCACGCAGGAGGTGTCGGCGACATCGCCCGAGCATTCCCAAATGCGAAGGTCTACGTTCACCCAAACGGAGCCCGGCACCTCGCCGACCCGACACGCTTGATCGACTCAGCATCGAGGGTCTATGGGCCTCTCCTCGATTCGCTCTACGGGCGCCTGGATCCGACTCCCGCCGACCGAATCATCGCCGTGGAGGAGGGTGACACCATTCAGATCACCAAGGGATTGCATCTTGAGGCGCTCTTGACACCTGGCCATGCCAAACACCATCTATCCCTTTGGCATGAACCCACGGGGACAATGTTCTGTGGGGATGCGGTTGGAGTGAAGTTACCAGAGGTGGGAATCCTCTGGCCCGCGACCCCACCTCCTGACTTTGATCTTGAGCTAGCAACTCGGAGTTTGGACGCAATGAAGTCTCGCACTCCATCGCACCTCGCCTTTGCCCACTACGGTCGATTTGCCAATGCGGTCGACATCCTCGACGAAGGCAAGGACCTTCTTCGTGACTGGTGTCGGGTGGCAGAACAAGCGATGCATGACGGACGCGAGATCGAAACAGCGCTTGAGGAGGCGTTCGTTCCAGATCTGAAAGATCTTGATCCTCTGGCCCGCGACCGCCTCTTGACCTTAAGTGGCGTCCACGCCAACGCGATGGGGATCAACCGTTGGCTCACCAAGCGTAGTGGGCAGGGCCAGCACACGCCTCATGAACATCCAACTCGGCAAGAGGGTGGCGGAGGGAGTGGGATTTGA